A region from the Lolium perenne isolate Kyuss_39 chromosome 4, Kyuss_2.0, whole genome shotgun sequence genome encodes:
- the LOC127326155 gene encoding deSI-like protein At4g17486 translates to MMLVSKKEGILSTPFQSGQKSASRFCLFSKVQSASPPPGNTPVYLNVYDLTPVNGYVFWVGLGIFHSGIEVHGVEYAFGAHDYSISGVFEVEPRQCPGFKFRKSIFVGTTCLDPLQVRAFMETQSVNYNGDIYHLISKNCNHFCEDICKKLTGNSIPKWVNRLARMGAVCNCILPESLKINAVRHDPDCQAEDSEKKRLTGALSCFSSISLCQKQFSTSSLFLRSPLKGTSWDTKRSSSDRLKKS, encoded by the exons ATGATGTTGGTCTCAAAGAAGGAAGGGATTCTCAGCACGCCTTTCCAATCAGGCCAGAAATCTGCTAGCCGTTTCTGTTTGTTTTCGAAAGTTCAATCTGCTAGTCCACCTCCAGGAAACACACCTGTTTATCTTAATGTGTATGATTTGACACCAGTAAATGGCTATGTGTTCTGGGTTGGTCTAGGGATATTTCATTCTGGTATTGAAG TTCATGGTGTGGAGTATGCATTTGGTGCACATGACTATTCAATAAGTGGAGTTTTTGAGGTGGAACCTCGCCAGTGTCCTGGCTTCAAATTTAGGAAATCCATATTTGTGGGAACTACCTGCCTTGACCCTCTCCAAGTCAGAGCGTTCATGGAGACGCAGTCAGTAAATTACAATGGGGATATTTATCATTTGATAAGTAAGAATTGCAACCATTTCTGTGAGGATATCTGCAAAAAGTTGACAGGAAATTCAATCCCAAAATGGGTTAATCGACTGGCCAGAATGG GTGCTGTTTGCAACTGCATTCTACCAGAGTCTCTCAAAATTAATGCAGTTCGTCATGACCCAGATTGCCAAGCTGAGGATAGTGAGAAAAAAAGGCtgacgggtgcattgagctgcttctcttcaatttctctaTGCCAGAAACAGTTCTCAACATCTTCACTTTTTCTGcgttcccccttgaaaggaacttCGTGGGATACAAAAAGATCCAGTTCAGATCGACTGAAGAAGAGCTGA